In the Desulfatirhabdium butyrativorans DSM 18734 genome, CGCCATCAGGACCCGCTCGCTTGGTCTGACGGCGGTTGTCGGAATGGCGGTCTACTGGTTGCTGCAGAACTGGCCGCCCAACTGGCTTTTCGGCCGGTAAGAGCAATCATGATGTTTCATGGCCTCGCAACCTGTTGAAGAAAATCCGATTTTGCCGGGGGACGCCGAGGGACGGATCAAAGGAATTTCGATTCGATTCGATTACGATTACGACAACGACAACGATAGCGATTACGACAACGACAACGACAACGATAGCGACAACGACAACGATAACGATAAGGCAAGGATAGGGACTGCGACAACGATTCTCAACCCCGTTGAGGGGATGCGCGCCTCCCGTGGAAATGCGCTCCAGCATTCCCGGTCGTCGCAGCGGTGACGGACCACACTGCCGACTGCCCACTGCTGACTGCCCACTGCCCATCGCCCATCGTTTTCATCGATTATGGCCAAACCGGGCCACTGCCATGCTCGCCAGAAACCATCCGAACGCGACGAGAATAATGGTTGCGCCCGTTGCGGTTTGCGCCCAGTCCTGTGCGGACAGGATCAGGCCGGAGATGGATGAGCTCAGCCCGATGCCGATAGCCCACCAGAACATGGAGCCTGCGGATCTGGCCATATTCCGCGCTGCTGCCGCCGGAACGATCAGCATGGCCGTGACCAGGAGCACGCCGACGGCCCATACCGAGAGGATGACCACAAGGGAGAGCAATGCCGCAAAAACATACTGATAGATGGCGACCCTGACCCGGTGCACTTCGGCAAGCATCGGATCGAAGCCGATATAGAGCATCCGGTTGTAGCCGATCACCTGGAAACAGGCGAGGATGCAGAACAAAAGCCCCATGTAGAAAATATCCTCGTCAGCAATGGTCAGGATGTCTCCGTATAAAAATTGTTGCAGGTCCCGGGATAGATTCGGATCCCGGCTCACGACGGCAAGGCCGAAGGCCACCACAGCCGAAAAAAAGACGCCGATCACCGTATCGGAGGAAAGTTTCCGGCTTCGGCGCTGGGTGGCCATGATCCAGATGCCGACCAGAACGCCGAAAATCGGCATGGCGATATGCGGATGCCAGGCGAGGATCAGCCCCATCGCTACGCCCGCGAAGGCCGAATGGCTGATGGCGTCGGCGAAAAAGGCCATCCGGAAATTGACTACCTGAACCCCCATGGCCGCTGTCATGGGAGAGAGCAGGAGCAGCCCGACCATGGCCTGCTGCATGAAGCGGGATTCAAGGCAGGCGAATGGAAAGATGTGGTGAACGAGCTGGTAAACGGATGAGAGCTCAAACATGGTGGTTTTCTTCGCAGGAACTGCATGGGCCCCGGCCGCACGGCTTCCACAGATCGAGGTCCAATACGCCCTTGTGCGGACCGAACAGCAACCCGAGTGTTTCGGGCACCAGTACGTTTCTCGGATTTCCTTCTGCAACGAGCTTCCGGTTGATGGCAATGACATGGGTCGCATGGTGCAATACCGTGCCCAGATCGTGACTGACCATGATCTGAGTGAAGCCGTGCCGCTCCTGCAGCGAGTGAAGCAGGGCGCACAGGAGATGTTCGGCTTGAATATCGACACCTGCCGCCGGCTCATCCAACACGAGAAGTTCCGGTTCGTTCTGCAGGGCAAGCGCCAGCAGAACCCGCTGCATCTCACCTCCGGAGAGCGTGCCGAGCCGTCTTGCGGCAAGGGTGTCCGCCTGAACGGCTGCCAGCATCGCAAGTGTCTTTTCCTGAATGGCGCGGCGTTTTCCAAGCCACAGCGGCATCCGTTGCATGCCCATCATC is a window encoding:
- a CDS encoding metal ABC transporter permease → MFELSSVYQLVHHIFPFACLESRFMQQAMVGLLLLSPMTAAMGVQVVNFRMAFFADAISHSAFAGVAMGLILAWHPHIAMPIFGVLVGIWIMATQRRSRKLSSDTVIGVFFSAVVAFGLAVVSRDPNLSRDLQQFLYGDILTIADEDIFYMGLLFCILACFQVIGYNRMLYIGFDPMLAEVHRVRVAIYQYVFAALLSLVVILSVWAVGVLLVTAMLIVPAAAARNMARSAGSMFWWAIGIGLSSSISGLILSAQDWAQTATGATIILVAFGWFLASMAVARFGHNR
- a CDS encoding metal ABC transporter ATP-binding protein, with the protein product MTGRSPLQAAACPLLYFHDKWINDTLSLMGSHNEHAVVFEDISVAFGPVAVLDRVSARVPRGGWTAVIGPNGAGKTTLLMALLGQIPYSGAIRFPTSGKRPRIGYVPQRIAVDRGMPITVTEFMMMGMQRMPLWLGKRRAIQEKTLAMLAAVQADTLAARRLGTLSGGEMQRVLLALALQNEPELLVLDEPAAGVDIQAEHLLCALLHSLQERHGFTQIMVSHDLGTVLHHATHVIAINRKLVAEGNPRNVLVPETLGLLFGPHKGVLDLDLWKPCGRGPCSSCEENHHV